In Caballeronia sp. Lep1P3, a single genomic region encodes these proteins:
- a CDS encoding p-hydroxycinnamoyl CoA hydratase/lyase, with product MASYEGRWKTVDVKVESGIAWVMFNRPEKRNAMSPTLNSEMIQVLETLELDADARVLVLTGAGDAWTAGMDLKEYFREVDAGPEILQEKIRRDACQWQWKLLRMYAKPTIAMVNGWCFGGGFSPLVACDLAMAADEAVFGLSEINWGIPPGNLVSKAMADTVGHRQALHYIMTGDTFTGQEAAAMGLVNKSVPRAQLREEVVKLAQKLLEKNPVVLRAAKHGFKRSRELTWDQNEDYLYAKLDQALLRDPEQGRAEGLKQFLDDKSIKPGLQSYKRTEQ from the coding sequence ATGGCAAGCTATGAAGGTCGCTGGAAAACCGTTGACGTGAAAGTGGAGTCGGGCATCGCCTGGGTGATGTTCAATCGTCCGGAAAAGCGCAATGCAATGAGTCCCACGCTCAACAGCGAGATGATTCAGGTCCTCGAGACGCTTGAATTGGATGCGGATGCGCGCGTGCTGGTGCTGACCGGTGCAGGCGACGCCTGGACCGCCGGCATGGATTTGAAAGAGTATTTCCGCGAAGTCGATGCAGGTCCGGAGATTCTTCAGGAGAAAATTCGCCGCGATGCCTGCCAGTGGCAATGGAAGCTCTTACGCATGTACGCGAAGCCGACCATCGCAATGGTGAACGGATGGTGTTTCGGTGGCGGCTTCTCGCCCCTCGTTGCGTGCGATCTCGCCATGGCGGCGGACGAAGCGGTCTTTGGCCTGTCTGAAATCAACTGGGGCATTCCGCCGGGAAATCTCGTGAGCAAGGCAATGGCCGATACGGTCGGTCATCGTCAGGCACTGCATTACATCATGACGGGCGACACCTTCACGGGTCAGGAAGCCGCAGCGATGGGCCTCGTCAACAAGAGCGTGCCGCGTGCACAACTGCGTGAGGAAGTCGTGAAGCTCGCTCAGAAGCTGCTGGAAAAGAATCCGGTCGTTCTGCGCGCAGCCAAGCACGGCTTCAAGCGCTCACGTGAACTGACGTGGGACCAAAATGAGGATTACCTGTACGCCAAGCTCGATCAGGCGCTGCTGCGTGACCCGGAGCAGGGCCGTGCAGAGGGCCTGAAGCAGTTCCTCGACGACAAGTCGATCAAGCCGGGACTGCAGTCATATAAGCGCACGGAACAGTAA
- a CDS encoding DUF2946 domain-containing protein — protein sequence MRRRIVRFTGSLLGLFAILLATLAPVVSQSLAGLHARDGEDAVHCEMESMPSMSMPSMHGEPHDASHPPTSSGDACAYCSLFAHTPAVVAPQIFFFMVVQAVLHRSASRFESVRVVAPPSPGQPRAPPFLLS from the coding sequence ATGCGACGCCGAATCGTCCGGTTCACGGGCAGCCTCCTCGGATTGTTCGCAATCCTGCTGGCCACGCTCGCGCCGGTCGTTTCGCAGTCGCTCGCTGGCCTGCACGCGCGCGACGGCGAAGACGCGGTGCATTGCGAGATGGAGTCGATGCCTTCGATGTCGATGCCTTCGATGCACGGCGAGCCGCACGACGCCTCGCATCCGCCGACGTCCAGCGGCGACGCCTGCGCCTATTGCAGTCTTTTCGCGCATACGCCGGCGGTCGTCGCGCCGCAAATTTTCTTCTTCATGGTCGTTCAGGCCGTGTTGCACCGGAGCGCATCGCGCTTCGAGAGCGTGCGGGTCGTCGCGCCGCCCAGCCCCGGACAGCCGCGGGCGCCGCCTTTCCTGCTTTCCTGA
- a CDS encoding sulfite exporter TauE/SafE family protein, whose amino-acid sequence MTSYLMVLFVGIAAGTISGIVGTGSSMMLMPVLVISFGPQQAVPIMAIGAVMGNLGKACAWRSEIDWRAVSAYSLTAAPGAVIGVHTLLALPAHVVDVALGAFFIAMIPTRRWLARRSAKLSLWNLAMIGGPVGFLTGIVVSTGPITVPVFTSYGLERGAFLATEAAGSLAVYVTKIAAFKEFGALPLSVWTKGMIAGAALMSGSFFAKSLVVRMRPSMFRLLVDGLMLASGTSLLWAAVSR is encoded by the coding sequence ATGACGAGTTACTTAATGGTTCTGTTCGTCGGCATTGCGGCCGGTACGATAAGCGGAATTGTCGGTACCGGATCGTCAATGATGCTCATGCCGGTTCTCGTCATTTCTTTCGGACCGCAGCAGGCGGTACCCATCATGGCGATCGGGGCCGTTATGGGCAACCTTGGCAAGGCATGCGCCTGGCGAAGTGAAATCGACTGGAGAGCGGTCAGTGCTTACTCTCTAACTGCCGCTCCTGGCGCAGTTATCGGTGTTCATACCTTGCTGGCGCTTCCTGCACACGTCGTGGATGTCGCGCTCGGCGCGTTCTTTATTGCCATGATCCCGACGCGCCGATGGCTCGCTCGTCGCTCCGCGAAACTTAGCTTGTGGAATCTGGCGATGATCGGCGGTCCGGTGGGCTTTTTGACAGGAATAGTCGTCTCGACGGGCCCCATTACCGTGCCCGTCTTCACATCTTATGGCCTTGAGAGAGGTGCTTTCCTTGCGACCGAAGCCGCCGGGTCGTTGGCGGTTTATGTGACCAAGATCGCAGCGTTCAAAGAGTTCGGCGCCCTGCCGCTCAGCGTGTGGACTAAAGGCATGATAGCCGGCGCGGCATTGATGTCGGGATCTTTCTTCGCCAAGAGCCTCGTTGTCCGGATGAGACCGTCGATGTTCAGACTCCTGGTCGATGGATTGATGCTGGCGTCAGGCACCTCGTTGTTGTGGGCGGCGGTCTCGCGTTAG
- a CDS encoding PPC domain-containing DNA-binding protein yields the protein MQAHPLRLSPGEDLRAAITDVLVQRQLHAAFVIQGIGSLSVARLRFAGTDDATAFTGDLEILTLAGSVSPDGAHLHMSISDAQGRVFGGHVAQGCRVRTTAELLLALLPGHRFSREPDAQTGFMELVIRSGSHA from the coding sequence ATGCAAGCTCATCCATTGCGCCTTTCGCCCGGCGAAGATTTGCGCGCGGCCATCACCGATGTGCTGGTTCAGCGCCAGTTGCATGCCGCTTTCGTCATTCAGGGAATCGGCAGCCTGAGCGTCGCTCGCTTACGATTCGCTGGCACCGACGATGCCACGGCCTTCACAGGCGACCTGGAAATACTGACGCTCGCCGGTTCGGTTTCGCCCGACGGCGCGCATTTGCATATGTCAATTTCCGACGCGCAGGGTCGCGTATTCGGCGGCCACGTGGCGCAGGGATGCCGCGTGCGCACGACGGCCGAACTGCTGCTCGCGCTGCTGCCGGGTCATCGCTTTTCTCGCGAGCCGGACGCCCAGACAGGCTTCATGGAACTGGTGATCCGAAGCGGCTCTCACGCCTGA
- a CDS encoding DUF2934 domain-containing protein: protein MAATFNEEEVRECAYRLWEADGRREGRDDHYWYLAIQLLEEQARLSEGMSESIGASPSVRERKVATSKQAAPKKLSGLTDAQADADRRVQATPTADAKKAEKVQRRAVGSTVGRVAAGKKKAAA, encoded by the coding sequence ATGGCAGCGACTTTTAACGAAGAAGAAGTGCGCGAGTGCGCCTACCGTCTTTGGGAAGCGGACGGACGCCGCGAAGGCCGCGACGACCACTACTGGTACCTCGCCATTCAGCTCCTTGAAGAACAGGCTCGGCTTTCTGAAGGAATGTCCGAATCAATCGGGGCTTCGCCTTCCGTGCGAGAACGGAAAGTTGCCACGTCCAAGCAAGCCGCCCCCAAAAAATTATCAGGGTTGACAGACGCACAAGCCGACGCCGATCGCCGCGTGCAGGCAACGCCTACTGCCGATGCAAAGAAAGCGGAAAAGGTTCAACGCCGAGCGGTTGGATCGACAGTGGGCCGCGTCGCTGCAGGAAAGAAAAAAGCCGCGGCGTGA
- a CDS encoding copper resistance protein CopC, whose amino-acid sequence MTERIHSRGLKNAAFALLLALGWSGAAYAHVFPRTQVPPAGATVSSPAQVRIVFDGPLEPAFSTVTVTDAGGKPVNTAKARIDAQDADAISVALPTLQAGKYTVHWVAVASDGHRTHGDYSFEVK is encoded by the coding sequence ATGACTGAACGAATCCATTCTCGCGGCTTGAAGAATGCCGCTTTCGCCCTTCTCCTCGCGCTTGGCTGGTCGGGCGCGGCTTACGCGCACGTTTTCCCGCGCACGCAGGTTCCGCCCGCCGGCGCAACCGTAAGTTCGCCGGCTCAGGTGCGGATCGTCTTCGATGGTCCGCTTGAACCCGCGTTCTCCACCGTCACCGTGACCGATGCGGGCGGCAAGCCGGTGAACACCGCGAAAGCGAGGATCGACGCCCAGGATGCGGATGCGATTTCGGTCGCGCTGCCGACCTTGCAGGCGGGCAAATACACCGTGCACTGGGTCGCGGTGGCCTCGGACGGGCACCGGACTCACGGCGACTACAGTTTCGAGGTGAAGTGA
- a CDS encoding aldehyde dehydrogenase, with protein sequence MNEVSMLIGGQSRAASNGATFDRLDPVAGVVASRAPAATLEDADAAVEAAARAFPAWSALTPSERRARLLKAADIMDARTGDFIAAGIPETGAMANWYGFNVHLAANMLREAAAMTTQIDGSVIPADMPGNLALAVRQPCGVVLGIAPWNAPVILGTRAIAMPLACGNTVVLKASEVCPAVHRMIGTVLHEAGLGDGVVNVVTNAPEDAAAIVERLIAHRAVRRVNFTGSTHVGRIIAMHAAKHLKPALLELGGKAPALVLDDANLDAAVEAIAFGAFFNQGQICMSTERIIAHRSIADELIEQLTAKARTLVAMAPTAAEAKLGALVDGKAAQRIAALVEDARSHGANIRAGGAIDGAIMQPTIVDNVTREMKLYAEESFGPVVTVQRVGSDDEAVAVANDSEFGLSAAVFSRDIARALNVAKRVESGICHINGPTVHDEAQMPFGGVKGSGYGRFGSKASIAEFTDLRWITVQTGERHYPI encoded by the coding sequence GTGAACGAAGTGAGCATGTTGATCGGCGGGCAGAGTCGCGCCGCATCGAATGGGGCGACATTTGACCGCCTCGATCCTGTCGCGGGTGTCGTGGCCTCACGCGCGCCGGCAGCAACGCTCGAAGACGCCGATGCCGCCGTCGAAGCCGCCGCTCGCGCATTTCCGGCTTGGTCGGCGCTGACGCCCTCCGAGCGTCGCGCGCGCTTGCTCAAGGCTGCGGACATCATGGATGCGCGCACCGGCGATTTCATCGCGGCAGGAATCCCCGAGACGGGCGCGATGGCTAACTGGTACGGCTTCAACGTCCATCTCGCCGCGAACATGCTGCGTGAAGCGGCGGCGATGACCACGCAAATCGACGGCAGTGTGATCCCCGCCGACATGCCCGGCAATCTCGCACTCGCGGTGCGCCAGCCATGCGGCGTGGTGCTCGGCATTGCGCCGTGGAACGCGCCGGTGATTCTCGGTACGCGTGCCATCGCGATGCCGCTCGCATGCGGCAACACCGTCGTGCTCAAAGCATCGGAAGTGTGTCCGGCGGTGCATCGCATGATCGGGACGGTGCTTCACGAGGCGGGTCTCGGGGACGGCGTTGTCAACGTCGTGACGAATGCGCCCGAGGACGCGGCGGCCATCGTTGAGCGGCTGATCGCTCATCGCGCGGTGCGCCGTGTGAACTTCACGGGATCAACCCATGTCGGGCGCATCATCGCCATGCATGCGGCGAAACACCTGAAACCCGCGCTGCTGGAGCTCGGCGGCAAGGCGCCGGCGCTCGTGCTCGACGACGCGAATCTCGATGCTGCGGTCGAGGCGATCGCCTTCGGCGCCTTCTTCAATCAAGGCCAGATCTGCATGTCGACGGAGCGCATCATCGCGCATCGAAGCATCGCCGATGAGTTGATCGAGCAGCTCACAGCCAAGGCGCGCACGCTCGTCGCCATGGCGCCGACCGCCGCCGAAGCGAAGCTCGGGGCGCTCGTCGATGGGAAAGCCGCACAGCGTATTGCGGCGCTCGTCGAGGACGCGCGCAGCCACGGCGCAAATATCCGGGCGGGCGGCGCAATCGACGGCGCGATCATGCAGCCGACCATCGTCGATAACGTAACGCGCGAGATGAAGCTGTACGCCGAGGAATCGTTTGGGCCGGTCGTCACCGTGCAGCGCGTCGGCAGCGACGACGAAGCCGTGGCCGTCGCGAACGACAGCGAGTTCGGCCTGTCGGCAGCCGTGTTCAGCCGCGACATCGCGCGCGCGTTGAATGTCGCTAAACGCGTCGAATCCGGCATCTGCCATATCAATGGCCCGACGGTGCATGACGAAGCGCAGATGCCTTTTGGCGGCGTGAAAGGAAGCGGCTATGGCCGCTTTGGCAGCAAGGCATCGATCGCGGAATTCACCGATCTGCGCTGGATCACGGTTCAGACGGGCGAGCGGCACTATCCGATCTGA
- a CDS encoding IS5 family transposase — protein sequence MRGADTFTESLFSFRKLDDFVPASHPLRSIRVMANEALAKMDRLFSEMYEVDIKGGRPSIAPEKLLRAMLIQILYSVRSERQLMEQVQYNLLFRWFVGLAMDDVVWVPTVFTKNRERLIKHDAVIKFFNEVVAIAEKKDLLSGEHFSVDGTLIQAWAGHKSFVRKDRDDQDNDDGSAGDFKGSKRSNETHQSKTDPDARLYRKGKTASQLRYMGHTLTDNRHGLVVNARVTHADGHAEREAAKIMINDARQAAEDANAEITLGADKGYDAQEFIEACQQMKVTPHVAQNTSGRRSAVADAIASSLGYSISQRKRKLIEQGFGWAKTVGRMRQVMVRSLEKVDQMFVLNMAAYNLVRMRSLGQVRP from the coding sequence ATGCGCGGCGCCGACACGTTCACTGAGAGTTTGTTTTCCTTTCGCAAGCTCGACGACTTCGTTCCGGCGTCGCATCCGCTGCGCTCGATTCGCGTCATGGCGAACGAAGCGCTCGCCAAGATGGATCGGCTGTTCTCCGAGATGTACGAGGTCGACATAAAAGGTGGACGGCCGAGCATCGCGCCGGAGAAGCTGCTGCGGGCAATGCTGATTCAGATCCTCTACAGTGTCCGCTCGGAGCGACAATTGATGGAGCAGGTGCAATACAACCTCCTGTTTCGCTGGTTCGTCGGCTTGGCAATGGATGATGTGGTGTGGGTGCCCACCGTGTTCACGAAGAACCGCGAGCGGTTGATCAAGCACGACGCGGTCATCAAATTCTTCAACGAAGTGGTGGCCATTGCCGAGAAGAAGGACCTGCTCTCAGGTGAGCACTTCAGCGTGGACGGCACCTTGATTCAGGCGTGGGCGGGCCACAAGAGCTTCGTGCGCAAGGACCGTGACGATCAGGACAACGATGACGGCAGCGCGGGCGACTTCAAAGGCAGCAAGCGCAGCAACGAGACGCATCAGTCCAAGACTGATCCTGATGCGCGGCTCTATCGCAAAGGCAAAACGGCCAGCCAATTGCGGTACATGGGCCATACGCTGACCGATAATCGGCACGGCCTGGTGGTCAACGCTCGCGTGACACACGCTGATGGGCATGCCGAGCGTGAAGCGGCCAAGATCATGATCAACGATGCGCGGCAAGCGGCAGAAGATGCGAACGCAGAAATCACGCTGGGTGCAGACAAGGGTTACGACGCACAGGAATTCATTGAAGCCTGCCAGCAAATGAAGGTCACCCCGCACGTTGCGCAAAACACTTCTGGGCGGCGTTCAGCGGTGGCCGACGCGATTGCATCAAGCCTGGGCTATTCCATTTCGCAGCGAAAGCGCAAGTTGATCGAACAAGGCTTCGGGTGGGCCAAGACCGTGGGGCGCATGCGCCAAGTGATGGTGCGTAGTTTGGAGAAGGTTGACCAGATGTTCGTGTTGAACATGGCCGCCTATAACCTCGTGCGCATGCGGTCACTGGGACAAGTCCGCCCATAG
- a CDS encoding porin — protein sequence MRANQHKKTIVLGGVLLAFAASAAAQSSVTLYGIVDTGIEYVSHANAAGDAVFRMPAVTGEFPSRWGLRGVEDLGGGYSAVFTLENGSNIRDGSLGQGGRLFGRQAFVGVKSPYGTVAFGRQYTMTYLALMNADVIGPDIYGMGSLDAYVPNARADNSVTYMDTYRGVTLGAGYSFGRDAAGNNSPGQGSCMGSVPGHGTECRDWSVMLKYEAQYFGAAASYEEQRGGATAAANFFDGVAPTPLTNPADKDARTHVSAYAQYAGAKIGLGWLGRRVVTDSPALPNARSNLFFVGASYFVTPSFIVDGEVYRIVNSDHDTRATMGTLRTTYQLSKRTAVYAQASYLANSAKARFSVSGGGGGTTPAAGVGQTGAMIGVRHSF from the coding sequence ATGCGAGCGAATCAACATAAGAAGACCATCGTTCTCGGCGGCGTCCTGCTCGCGTTTGCGGCAAGTGCTGCAGCGCAGTCCAGCGTCACGCTCTACGGGATCGTCGATACGGGCATCGAATACGTGTCGCACGCAAATGCGGCGGGCGACGCGGTGTTCCGCATGCCCGCTGTTACTGGCGAGTTTCCGTCACGGTGGGGGCTGCGTGGCGTGGAAGATCTCGGCGGTGGATATAGCGCCGTGTTCACACTGGAGAACGGCTCCAATATCCGCGATGGCAGCCTCGGCCAGGGTGGACGGTTGTTTGGCCGGCAGGCGTTCGTTGGCGTCAAGAGCCCTTACGGCACGGTGGCTTTCGGACGGCAGTACACCATGACGTATCTCGCGTTGATGAATGCGGACGTCATCGGGCCGGACATCTACGGGATGGGATCGCTGGACGCGTACGTACCGAACGCCCGCGCTGACAATAGCGTGACGTACATGGACACGTATCGCGGCGTGACGCTCGGCGCCGGATACTCGTTCGGCCGCGATGCCGCAGGCAACAACTCGCCGGGACAAGGTTCTTGTATGGGCTCGGTGCCAGGTCACGGAACGGAGTGCCGCGACTGGTCCGTGATGCTCAAGTATGAAGCGCAGTACTTCGGCGCGGCAGCGTCATATGAAGAGCAACGCGGCGGAGCCACGGCCGCCGCCAACTTCTTCGATGGCGTCGCGCCGACTCCTCTCACCAATCCTGCCGACAAGGATGCGCGCACGCATGTGAGCGCTTATGCGCAATACGCAGGCGCGAAGATCGGATTGGGCTGGCTCGGACGTCGCGTTGTCACCGATTCTCCCGCTCTACCGAATGCGCGTTCCAATCTGTTCTTCGTGGGCGCGTCTTATTTCGTGACGCCCTCGTTCATCGTCGATGGCGAGGTCTATCGCATCGTGAATAGCGACCATGACACGCGTGCAACGATGGGCACACTGCGTACGACCTATCAGTTGTCCAAGCGCACCGCGGTCTATGCACAGGCTTCGTACCTCGCCAACAGCGCGAAAGCGCGCTTCTCGGTGAGCGGCGGCGGTGGCGGCACGACGCCCGCGGCCGGCGTCGGACAGACAGGCGCAATGATCGGCGTACGGCATTCTTTCTAA
- a CDS encoding IS5 family transposase (programmed frameshift) produces the protein MPAPIIDDELWALIEPLLPAPRPRRKRYPGRLPVSDRAALNGILLVLKTGIRWNHLPTRLGFGSGATCWRRLHDWQQAGVWDRLHGLLLDKLRESGQLDFSHAAVDSSSVRAVGAGPKTGPNPTDRARPGSKHHVLVDANGVPVSAILTGANRNDVTQLLPLVDAIPPIRGTRGRPLRKPKVIYADRGYDSDSHRRRLRERGIQPVIARRRTEHGSGLGKFRWVVERTHSWLHGFRRLRTRFERRADIHEAFLKLACALVCWNIFSRTERAF, from the exons ATGCCGGCACCTATCATCGATGACGAACTGTGGGCACTGATCGAACCACTACTTCCAGCGCCCAGACCGCGACGCAAGCGTTACCCCGGGCGCCTACCGGTCTCGGACCGTGCAGCATTGAATGGCATCCTGCTCGTTCTGAAGACAGGTATCCGTTGGAACCATCTACCGACGCGGCTAGGCTTCGGCTCTGGCGCGACCTGCTGGCGTCGGTTGCACGACTGGCAGCAGGCCGGGGTGTGGGACAGATTGCATGGGCTGCTGCTCGACAAGCTGCGCGAGTCGGGCCAGCTCGACTTCTCACATGCGGCTGTCGATTCATCGTCCGTGCGAGCCGTTGGGGCGGGCC CAAAAACTGGGCCAAACCCCACCGATCGTGCGCGACCAGGCTCCAAGCACCACGTCCTCGTAGACGCCAACGGCGTTCCAGTCAGCGCGATTCTGACCGGTGCAAACCGCAACGATGTCACCCAACTGCTTCCGCTGGTCGACGCCATCCCGCCGATTCGTGGCACTCGCGGCCGACCGCTTCGCAAGCCCAAGGTCATCTACGCCGACCGTGGTTACGATTCTGACTCGCATCGCCGCCGGCTTCGCGAGCGCGGCATCCAACCGGTTATCGCCAGGCGTCGCACGGAACACGGCAGCGGCCTCGGCAAATTCCGTTGGGTCGTCGAACGGACTCATTCTTGGCTCCATGGTTTCCGTCGCCTCCGCACTCGCTTCGAACGCCGCGCTGACATTCACGAAGCTTTCTTAAAGCTAGCCTGCGCACTCGTCTGCTGGAACATCTTCAGCCGAACGGAGCGCGCTTTTTGA
- a CDS encoding tannase/feruloyl esterase family alpha/beta hydrolase, which translates to MKKTIIAALVSTMMAACGGGSDDHDSSLPQLSAASPAGLAGTCDALAAKLTFANTTYTSVKDVPAGTLTIAGKAVPEHCVIEGTMNQRVSSVDGKTYAIGFEMRLPLAWNGRFFYQANGGLDGSVVPATGVISGGGPLNNALSMGFAVISSDAGHSSSQNPLFGLDPQARLDYGYQAVAKLTPMAKQVIKTAYGKGPDRSYFEGCSNGGRHAMVAAARYAADYDGIIAGDPGVHLPKAAIGEMWSAQQFAKVATATTASGLPDITTGLTAAERQMIASHIIAKCDALDGATDGMVHDIKACQANFDLARDVPTCSTNARDGSCLTSAQKDALGNVFSGAHNSAGTALYASFPYDAGISGSGWAQWKQNNSVTLDPGAAAFTFTTPPQSASVLSQLSAYALNFNMDTDAPKIFATSGVYSESSWSFMTPPDETNLSVLKNRGAKLIVYHGTSDPVFSSNDTTDWYQRLMTVNGGDASNFARLYTVAGMNHCSGGPTADQFDMLTPMIAWVEQGKAPDSVVATARDASNAIPNPEVPADWGANRTRPLCTYPKVARYKGGDMNAASSFACS; encoded by the coding sequence ATGAAAAAGACGATAATCGCAGCACTCGTATCGACCATGATGGCGGCATGCGGCGGCGGCTCGGACGACCACGACTCGTCACTGCCGCAATTGAGTGCCGCGAGCCCCGCCGGTCTTGCCGGAACTTGCGACGCGCTGGCAGCGAAGCTCACCTTCGCCAATACGACTTATACGTCAGTCAAGGACGTACCGGCGGGCACGCTGACCATCGCGGGCAAGGCCGTGCCCGAACACTGTGTAATCGAAGGCACGATGAATCAGCGCGTCAGTTCCGTCGACGGAAAGACGTACGCGATAGGCTTTGAGATGCGATTGCCGCTCGCATGGAACGGACGCTTCTTCTATCAGGCAAACGGTGGCCTCGACGGCAGTGTCGTACCGGCGACCGGCGTCATCAGTGGCGGCGGTCCGCTCAATAATGCGCTCAGCATGGGCTTCGCGGTCATTAGCTCGGACGCTGGGCATTCATCGTCGCAGAATCCGCTTTTCGGACTCGATCCTCAGGCACGGCTCGATTACGGCTATCAGGCGGTAGCCAAGCTGACGCCAATGGCCAAGCAAGTCATCAAGACGGCTTACGGAAAAGGCCCCGATCGCAGCTACTTCGAGGGATGCTCGAACGGCGGGCGCCACGCGATGGTCGCGGCAGCGCGCTACGCCGCCGATTACGACGGCATCATTGCTGGCGATCCAGGTGTTCATCTGCCAAAGGCGGCGATCGGCGAGATGTGGAGCGCGCAGCAATTCGCCAAGGTGGCGACGGCGACCACGGCAAGCGGACTGCCCGACATCACGACAGGGTTGACGGCGGCAGAGCGGCAAATGATTGCGTCGCACATCATTGCTAAATGCGATGCGCTCGACGGAGCGACCGATGGCATGGTGCACGATATCAAGGCCTGCCAAGCCAATTTCGATCTCGCCCGAGACGTCCCGACGTGCTCCACTAACGCGCGCGATGGGTCTTGTCTCACCAGCGCGCAAAAGGACGCGCTCGGCAATGTGTTTTCCGGCGCGCACAACAGCGCCGGCACCGCGCTCTATGCAAGCTTTCCGTACGATGCCGGTATCAGCGGTTCGGGTTGGGCGCAGTGGAAGCAAAACAATTCGGTCACGCTCGACCCCGGCGCCGCAGCCTTCACCTTTACAACACCGCCGCAAAGTGCATCCGTACTCAGTCAGTTATCGGCTTACGCACTCAACTTCAACATGGATACCGATGCGCCCAAGATCTTTGCGACGAGCGGTGTCTATAGCGAGTCGTCGTGGTCGTTCATGACGCCGCCTGACGAAACAAATCTGTCGGTACTTAAGAACCGGGGCGCCAAGCTAATCGTTTATCACGGTACGAGCGATCCGGTTTTCTCGTCGAACGACACGACAGATTGGTATCAGCGACTGATGACGGTGAACGGCGGCGATGCGAGCAATTTTGCGCGCCTCTACACGGTTGCGGGTATGAACCACTGCTCGGGCGGTCCTACCGCAGATCAATTCGACATGCTGACGCCGATGATTGCCTGGGTTGAACAAGGCAAGGCGCCCGATAGCGTCGTCGCGACCGCTCGCGATGCAAGCAACGCCATACCGAATCCGGAAGTGCCGGCTGACTGGGGCGCGAATCGCACGCGGCCGTTGTGCACCTATCCCAAGGTCGCGCGCTACAAGGGTGGCGATATGAACGCGGCATCGAGCTTCGCCTGTAGTTGA